The DNA segment CGGGCCGATGACCACTCCCGAGCAGCCGGAGATCGTCCGGGCGCACGTGACCGACGCCCTGGCATCCGGGGGACGGGCCGTCGTCGGCGGAGTGGACTCGGTCCGCGAGCCGTTCATCAAGCCGGTGCTGCTCGCCGAGGTGCCCGAGGAGAGCGCCGCGATCACCGAGGAGACGTTCGGGCCGACGCTCGTGGTCAACCCGGTCGCCGACCTGGACGAGGCGGTCCGGCTCGCGAACGACTCGAAGTACGGTCTGGCGGCCTCGATCTTCTCGAAGGATCAGAAGCGCGCCGCGTCATTGGCTCGCCGCCTTCGTACGGGCGCCGTCTCGATCAATGCGGTGCTCGGTTTCGCCGGCGTCCCCTCACTGCCGTTCGGCGGGGTGGGCGACTCCGGGTTCGGCAGGATCCACGGCGCCGACGGCCTGCGGGAGTTCAGCCGCGCGCAGTCGGTCACCTGGCGCCGGTTCAACGCGCTGATCGACCTGATGCGACTGGACCGTGACCCCGCGGCGCTCGAACGGGCCCGTAAGTTGTTCCGCATGCGACACGCCCGAGGCGCATGAGCGCGCTACGACCAGACGCCGAGCTCCTCGAGGTGCTTCACGAGGAGCGAGGCGCCGTCGGTGAAGTGCCGGGTCATCACGGATCGGGCCGTCGCCGCGTCGTGCGCCGCGAACGCCGCCAGCAGCGCCGCGTGGTCGTCGCGCATCCCGGCCCGCCAGCCCGGGTCGGCGGCGTAGAAGCGGGCGGGGGTGTACCGCGTCGCCACGTGCAGGAACCAGCTCAGCTTGCGGGCCTGCGCGACCAGGTTGACCGCCCGGTGCAGCTCGAACTCCAGCCGCTCGATGTCGGCGGTCTTCCGGGCGCGCAGCAGCGCCCGGTTCGCGAGGGTGATCTCGTCGAGCTGCGGTGCGGTGATCCGCTCGGCGACCCGGGCGGCGAGTTCGCCGGCGATGTCGCCCTGCAGCTGGAACAGGTCGATGACGTCCTGCTTGGAGAGCGGGGCCACGACGTACCCCTTGCGGGGTTCGAGCTCCACCATGTCCTCGCCGCGCAGCGTCAGCAGCGCCTCGCGCACCGGCGTGATGCTGACGCCGAGCTGCGCGGCGACCTCTTCGAGGCGGATGCGCGCGCCGGGGCGCAACTCACCCGACATGATGCGGCCGCGCAGTGCCGCGGCTACCTCTTCCGACAATTGGGGCCGATCTCCGGGCACGGCGCAACAGTATCAAATATCAAATCCCGAAAGGTGTGACATGTCCCGTCGCTACGCGAACGCGCACCGCATCGCCGCGCTGGACCCGGTCCGCGACCACCTGGAGATCTACCAGATCTCGTCCGGCCTCGACTTCCCGTGGGACTACACCCGGGCGCTGGAGTTCGCGCTCTTCCGCACGTACTGCGTGCCGAGCATCTCCCGGCTCCTCGCGGCGACCGGCGAGTTCCGCGACCGGCCGCAGAAGCGGTACGACGACACCGCGCTGCTGATGGCCGAGATGGCCGCGCACGGCTACGACTCGCCGCGCGGCAAGGAGTCGCTCAAGGTCGTGAACCGGGCGCACGGGCGTTACGCGATCAGCAACGACGACATGCTCTACGTGCTCTCCACGTTCATCTACGACCCGATCGACTGGCTCGACCGGTACGGCTGGCGCCCGCTGCACGACAACGAGCGCCTCGCGGCCTTCCACTACTACTCCGAGGTCGGCAAGCGGATGGGCATCCGTGACATCCCCGCGGACTTCGCCGCGTTCAAAGCGTTCAAGGACGACTACGAGCGGGAGCACTTCGTCTTCTCCGACACCAACGCGGAGATCGGGCAGTACACCGTCGACCTGTTCGCGAGCTGGTTCCCGTCGTTCCTGCGCCCGGCAGCGAAGGCCGGCGTCCGCAGCCTGCTCGACGACCGGATGCTGCGCGCGTTCGGCTTCGACCCGGCGCCCCGCTGGCTCACGTCGGTGGCCGAGGCGAGTCTGAAGGCGAAGGCCGCCGGCGAACGTCTTCTGCCACCGCGCCGGGTCAGCAAACTCGCCAACTCGCCGCACAACCGCACCTATCCCGGCTACCCGGACGGCATCAGCCCGTCCGACCTCGGCCCGCCGCCCACGCCCGCGGACTTCCCCTCCGAGCACCTGCGCCGTGGCTGATCGCCTGCGCGGATTCTGCCTGGCCACCGGCCTGGTGCTGCTGCTCGGCAGCGCGGGCCTCTTCCTGATCCGCTACCGGGTCCACACCGTGCCGACGCGCTCGATGACGCCGGCGATCATGCCCGGCGACCGGATCGTGGTGGACACCTGGTCCCGCACCGCGACGCGCGGCGATCTCGTGCTGGCCACCGCGCCCTGGGAGTCGGATCAGGTGGTCAAGCGGGTCACCGCCACCGAAGGCGACCCCGTGACCTGCTGCGATGCCGACGGGCGCATGCTGGTCGGCGGCGTCGCCCTTCCGGGCTCCGAGCGGTCGGGAGACAGAGCATTCTCGGTACGGGTGGAAGCAGGCCGGCTCTTCCTGACGGGTGACAACCAGGCCGTCTCCCGGGACTCCCGCAGCGCCGCCTCGGAGAGTTCGGCCGTCGCCACCGTGGGATCGGGATCGGTCAGCGGCCGGGTCGTCGCGGTGGCGTTCCCGGTCTCCCGCACGGGTCTGTTGCCGGACCGGGCGGCGGGCACACTGCGCGCTGTCACGTGGGCGGCCGCCGCAGGCCTCATCCTGATCG comes from the Actinoplanes sp. OR16 genome and includes:
- a CDS encoding GntR family transcriptional regulator, with product MPGDRPQLSEEVAAALRGRIMSGELRPGARIRLEEVAAQLGVSITPVREALLTLRGEDMVELEPRKGYVVAPLSKQDVIDLFQLQGDIAGELAARVAERITAPQLDEITLANRALLRARKTADIERLEFELHRAVNLVAQARKLSWFLHVATRYTPARFYAADPGWRAGMRDDHAALLAAFAAHDAATARSVMTRHFTDGASLLVKHLEELGVWS
- the lepB gene encoding signal peptidase I, whose protein sequence is MADRLRGFCLATGLVLLLGSAGLFLIRYRVHTVPTRSMTPAIMPGDRIVVDTWSRTATRGDLVLATAPWESDQVVKRVTATEGDPVTCCDADGRMLVGGVALPGSERSGDRAFSVRVEAGRLFLTGDNQAVSRDSRSAASESSAVATVGSGSVSGRVVAVAFPVSRTGLLPDRAAGTLRAVTWAAAAGLILIVAAALLAALAASRPSSSRPSRPDRHPGPSRRG
- a CDS encoding oxygenase MpaB family protein is translated as MSRRYANAHRIAALDPVRDHLEIYQISSGLDFPWDYTRALEFALFRTYCVPSISRLLAATGEFRDRPQKRYDDTALLMAEMAAHGYDSPRGKESLKVVNRAHGRYAISNDDMLYVLSTFIYDPIDWLDRYGWRPLHDNERLAAFHYYSEVGKRMGIRDIPADFAAFKAFKDDYEREHFVFSDTNAEIGQYTVDLFASWFPSFLRPAAKAGVRSLLDDRMLRAFGFDPAPRWLTSVAEASLKAKAAGERLLPPRRVSKLANSPHNRTYPGYPDGISPSDLGPPPTPADFPSEHLRRG